Within Spinacia oleracea cultivar Varoflay chromosome 4, BTI_SOV_V1, whole genome shotgun sequence, the genomic segment GGGGAAGACTAGTCTAAGACAAATGACTGTTGAAGAGAGACGAGAAGCTCAACTTTATGCATTGTTTAACTGTGATGAAGCACAACCTTTCTTGACGTGAGTGTTTTCTTATATGTATAGATACATAACATTTTTTCATTTAATAAATGAAACTAAGTTGGTGCTTAATTATACTTTCATGTGTAGTGAGTATGAAAACAAGCCGATCTCTCAAAAAATTGACCTTTGCAAGTGGGTTGAAAATAGAGTAAGTGAATGCATTATTTGTGtcacaaatttttattttatttcaattgTTTAGTTGTTAACTATTAGTGACATATAGATTGCAAAGCTTTGGAAAGAAGAGGATCCTAGAGTTACCGAAGAGTTGTTGTGTTTAGCACGTGGTCCGATGAAAAAAGTTATCTCTTTTGATGGATACGTCATTAATGGATTTAGATTTCACACCAGAAAACGGCAAAGAAATCGGAAAACTCAAAATAGTGGTGTAGTTGTGAAAGGGGACGAGGAAAGCGGACAAAAGGATTTCTATGGGATTTTAGAGGAGGTTATTGTGCTAGAGTATGATGCCTTAAAGAATCGAAGTAGTCCCAAAATTGTGATGTTTAAGTGTAAGTGGTTTGATGTGTTAGATGAGGATAGAGGGATtaaaaaaagtaattttagagcAGTGCTTACCAATGTTCATTGGAGGTTGAAAACCAATGAGCCATTTGCATTAGCTTCTCAAATTGAGCAAGTGTTCTATGTAGCTTGTCATAATGAACCACAATGGAAATTTGTTATTAAAGCTAATCCACGAAACTTTTTCGATTTCCCTAATGACGAAGATACTCAAGAAATGGAATCATTATGGGAACATGTGCTATCACCTGTACACAACTATGAAGATAACCAAGATGGAGATATCCCTTTAGTGAGAAATGATGTTGAATTTGAGGTGGTTGATGCTCATATTGTGGACGATGATCATATGAATGAAATAGATGGTGAACATGAGGAGCATGAAGATGATGAAGAAAGTGAAGATGAGTTTTTCGATACAGAGTCTATTATGCAAGATTTTCACAATGATCTTGATGACGAGGGATCTCAAAGTGATAGCTCTACTGATTCACCCACTAGTGAATGACAACTGGTATAGTTTATCAagatatttataaaattatgATTTTACCTTTGATTTTTAGTTTATTAACAATTTACAATTTTGATAGTGGCGAAATGGTGCTTGTTTTTACAGTGTATGAAGAATCGGGACAATTCTAGGAGGAGCTGCAATTGATAATTTTGAGAAATTATGTTTGAAGTGACTACTTTTAATTTAGCATTCAAGGGaatttacttctttttttttgttatagtCTGTGTTTGAATAAGTGGTGCTATTATTAATTCTTTTTTCTAatgtgtttatttaattatagtgACTTTATTATAATATGTTATTTTTATAGAGAATGATTTTTATTGAAGTACATAGATAACTATcactatttatatatatataatttgatTTATCCACATgcgtgttttatttttatttatcaataataatccttGAAATTGGTAGCATTTGCACATCTCCTTTCTATTTACAGAAAATATCTTGaataactatattatatagattcACCAACTTTTGATATAATGTTCATTGAATGTTGACTTACCGTCAGCAACGGAGACTTGATCAAGCTGCTCAACAAGAAATCGAACAAGAAACCGAGCCACTGAAGTTGACTTACCGTCAGCAACGGAGACTTGATCAAGCTGCTCTTCGGCTTAAATTTCCTGGCCGCAAGAGGCGTGGGCCTATGAGGGGCATAAAATATGCTCCCAAAGGGACGAATTCTGAAGAAAAGGTTACAATCACTTGGATGAGCTTCGACGTGTGGTTGGGGAAGAGGCAAATGAGTTCATATGTGATTATAGCAATTGGGTGGAGGAGTTTTGTCCCTTAAAATCTGTGTATGTCTATTTTTgctttaatttcatattttatagcTTATCTTTTGCGTACATGTATAATATATGTTTCATGAATAAACTGCTTTGCTAACAGGAATTGGGCTAAAATGGATCCAGATCAAAAGCAAAGGTTGTATGACAAAATTCTGGTAAGTTGAATGGACTAACTTAATATTCTGCATATTAAACAAGAATGTCTAAAAGTTCCGAATGTATATGACTATTATTTATGGTTGTCATGCAGGGGAAGTATAATTTACCCGAGAAGGTTGGTGGTGCTGATGTAGTTGAAGCATTGAGCTTTCAGTGTTCTATTCTATATAGACATTGGAGATTTAGGCTCAAGGAAGAACATTATAGAGGCAAGACAAAGGCACAGGCAAGAGCCAATAAACCTTTGACTATTGATAACGAAGCATGGGTATGGTTGGTTGATGAGTATTGGGGTAGTCCTAAACAAGAGGTTTATTTCTTTTCCATGTgtttattttacttattaattTGTAGCCGTAATATATTATCATACAAAGATTTGCGTTTTGAATTTCTTACATATGCACTTGTAGCGTATTAGCAAAATTAATACAGAGAACAAGCTAAGGCTAAAGGAAACACCAGCCAATGGTTCAAGGTCTACAGCAAGAATATGCTATGACATGGTGTGTAAATTTGGAATTGTCTATTAGTAGGTTGCAATATAATTTTGTATTGGTATACATGTCGTATAATTATTTGTTGTATTACATGTAGATGAATGAGCCACCTGTGTTTTCCACGCAAGATCTTGAAGGATCATCAGAACCTGTTGAAGTGAAACAAAAACCCATCTATGTCAGATTGTTTGAGAAGACCAAAAAGTAAGTCGAACTTCTTGTGTCGTACCAAAACATGGTGCTGTGTGATTATAAGTTAACTGTACTTCTATCTCTAACTTATTGATGTCCATGTCCTGCTTAATTAGGTGATTCTCAAACTATGGCTTTCCCCTTTGATAGCATCCAATCACCAACCTCCTCTCTTTCGTTCCACATATAGGCTGAGGTTTATTGCAAACAAGTCCCAGAATGTCTTTATGTTCCTAGGTTTTTCATGGGTGTTGCATATAACACCATTATGAGAGTCCTACTCCTGTTTCAAGGGTTGTATTGACTTTAAACTGGTTTATCTCAGGATAATAGCCTGATATAGTGGACCAGCTGTGAGGAGAACTTATATGACCCTAGGATAATTTTGTCTCTATATGTTAACAATGTCCAATTGCCTTTATCAAGGTCAggtctagttttttttttccactaTCAATTGATTAGAAAATTAGAGGGGACCAAATTTAGGTGCTGTCTATTAAGTATTTACTCGTCCTTGTCAGGAGAAGGCTGCTATGTTAGTAGGTTAGAAAAGTATAAGTTACTTCAATTGCACTTGGTACTCAATATGGAAAGGGAAGATGTTTACCTGCCTGCCTGTTGGGGTACTATGACAAGTTGACAACAGATACAATTTCATATACAGTTTCTGAAATTCTATGCAAATTGGACAAGGATGAAATAATATTTGTGACTTGTTCTCCTATCAGTGAGTGATTGTAGATTTCATATACAGTCTATCTATGCAAATTTCATGATACTTGCATGTATTCTGGACTCTGCAGGGCTAATACATTAAGATTCTTACCAACTACCCCAGGAATATATGCTTATATATAAAATATCTTGTTTTCATCTAGCTATCTATGTTGTAGTAGGGTTATCTAACTCATTTGGGCTGTCCTTAATCTGTAGCTAGCTGTTTGGAGTCTAGAGTTTGAGTTTGGACTTCAGAGCAGTTAAGATAAAAGCAAGTTCTAGGTGGTCTAGGGAATATTTATATTCAGAAAATAATCAAGAGGAACACAAAAGTGAGTGATCCAGGCATTCACGTTATCACGTTAGAAGTTTAGAACAAGACTCAGCATGACATTAATGATTTTATCTCTTTTCCATGACATGTCATCTGCATTTCTGAATCTCTGGTCTAATATCTGCATTTTTGAATCCCTGTCATCTGCATTTGTGAATCTGTTGTCCAATATCTGCATTTCTGAATCTCTGTCATCTGCGTTTCTCAATCTCTGGTCTGAATCTCTTTTCTATAATGCAGATATTCAAAATCCATAGAGTAGTTTTCATTTAAATAACCTTTCAACTATGGATTAGTTAGCCCGAACTCCTTAAGATATAAATGGGAACGTTTAACCAAACTTAGATCCCACCCCGTAAGTATCTCGGGTTTGAGCTAAGGGATTAAAGTTATGCCAGGCCCTAAAAGCCGACATCTCTTTTGTGTCTCAAGCCAAGCCGAATAAGAGCTTGCATAAAATTTCTGACTGTTTCACTAAGCTTGCTCTGGATGCAATTTGTTCTAACTACATGCTATAATTATATAGAACCCACAAACTTTTGACGTGCATTACTATATTATCAGGCTATgctgcttgccttttgcactcAATTTCTGCTGTTTCACTAAGCTGTCTGGATCAGTCAACTATATATCTTACTTGTCAAATGTGTTTCAGAATTTGCTGTTTTTTAGAAGTGTTATATACTAGAACTAATTATATGTTAGGCAATAGGTAAATTTTTGTTGCATTCTTTATTAATTAGAAAACAGATGAACAAatggaaaacataaaacaaaaaatgGTTGTTAGTTTAATCAGTGGCCACTGCATCAGCTGCACAAATAACAAATCACTCCATTTTCTTTTGCTGCTGCTGTAAATATTAATAACAGAAACATCATACACACTGCATGCCTGTCTAAAGCCACTGCAGGCCTGTATACAACCACTGCAGGACTGTGTAAAGACACTACAGTACTATATAAAGGCACTGTAGGCCTGTATACAGCCACAGCATGACTGTACGTGCTATAATTATATAGAACCCACAAACTTTTGACGTGCATTACTATACTAGAACTAAATATATGTTAGGCAATAGGCATTCTGCATTTTCTCAGATTTTGTTCTACATTTATACCTCCACCTAATAGATGTTACTTTCGTgtctttttcattaaaaaaattgGGTTTAGGAAGGTAATTGTTGTCAACAGATAATGAACCAGCCTTCTCTACAATTTTAAGAGTTATTTTTATCTGTTTATCTTTCTTGTATTGAAATATGCGCTACACATCTGTGTTACATAGAACTATTTATCATGTTATATTATTTCATTTGCTAGGCATAAAAATAGGATGGAAGTTCCGGTTGGGAGCCAATTGCTGAAAAAAATTATGAAGAACTCAAAAAACTTCATGAAACTCAGATTGAGGAGCATGGTAAGGATACACTCACTGTCAAAGATGCTTACGTTAAGGTTTTAAAACCTAAGTATGGGTATGTAAGAGGACTTGGTCTTGGAGCTCGACCACCTAAAAAAGGTAGAAATGGAGAGAACAATGAACGAGTGGAGCTCTCTACCTAAGTCGACACACTTACTGCATCAAATGAGGAGTTGAGAGTATCAAATGAGCAGCTTAAAGCATCTAATGAGGAGCTTAAAGCATCTAATGAGGATTTCAAAGCATCCAATGAGGAGCTTAAAGCAGAATTTTCTAGAATGAACAAAGAAGCTATTGAACGTGAACAGAAACTGAGAGAAGATATGCTGAAAATGTTCGAGGACATGAGGTAAATTTTTGATGCATTCTTTGTTGTTTAGACCATTGATTAGAAAAAGCGCTTATGCCTCCAAGACTTTCTCTTTCCTATTTTCATTTTGATAATTTCTTACCCCGCAAATGCTTGTGATATGATAGCAAGAATGACATGAAAGCTGGACAAGTACCCTTTAAGATATAACTGACAGAAATTGACTGGAATACAGTAAGTTACAGACTATTTAACATAATATAAGAACTGAATATGAAGTAATATCACTTGCAGCAATATTAGCTGTTCCTTGTGATCCTGTATTTTAATTTCCAGGGTTTGTGTAGTGGTCATTGTTCTTTTGGCATTTGGACGAAATTGTAGTAATTATATAAGTAATTGTCTTTGAAATTAATCTAATTTCAgaattccttggtatcatacTGTTGTTTGAGGCTACTAAATGTACTCAAATGAGAAATTTTCAGGTCGGAGGTTTTGATGTTAATTTCAGAAAACTATGTGCATACCTGTAGCAAATAAATCATGCCTCACCTTATCAGAACCTTGACTTGAGTTTATCTTGTGGAGGAAACTGATTCTTTTTTGGAGTATGGTGACTGATGTGTTTAAATTGTTTAAGTTGAAAACACAAGTATTCTCCCCTTACTAATTCTAGAGGTTACAGCAGAAACAAACCATCAATCATCCAACGAGTTAGCTAAAAAGTGAACCCTTACTACAGATGGTCTCACTCACTTAATCCGACAACAATGTACACCAACCAAACCCTTAAATCGAAATGTTCCCTAATATTTACAAAACTATTGAAAAGGCAATCATAAAGGAACAACAACTTATAATTGCATATTTAAACTGGCACTGCAATGTTTCTAATTTGCAATGCCAGTTGAACCCTTTGCCTCAGTGCTTCTGCCCAGTAATCATAGCAGCAGCCTCAAATCATTTAATCACTTAAGCCTCAAATCATTTAGAGAGAGACAGTAAGTATTTGACCTACTTCTTGTTTATACACATTTCTCCTGGTAACTATGGTAAACTAGTTTCAAAATAGCATACATAATAAAATGGGAATACAATTAGCATGAACATACCCTGCAAATCAACCATTCTTCAATGAAATCGAGCAACAAAA encodes:
- the LOC110777473 gene encoding uncharacterized protein; protein product: MDPDQKQRLYDKILGKYNLPEKVGGADVVEALSFQCSILYRHWRFRLKEEHYRGKTKAQARANKPLTIDNEAWVWLVDEYWGSPKQERISKINTENKLRLKETPANGSRSTARICYDMMNEPPVFSTQDLEGSSEPVEVKQKPIYVRLFEKTKKIIA